In Trifolium pratense cultivar HEN17-A07 linkage group LG7, ARS_RC_1.1, whole genome shotgun sequence, a genomic segment contains:
- the LOC123897266 gene encoding mitogen-activated protein kinase 19 has protein sequence MTQKIHLNKDSKELEFFTEYGEANRYKIIEIVGKGSYGVVCAAIDTHTGEKVAIKKIHDAFEHISDAVRILREVKLLRLLRHPDIVDIKRIMLPPSKREFKDIYVVFELMESDLHQVIKANDDLTRDHHQFFLYQMLRALKYMHSANVYHRDLKPKNILANANCKLKICDFGLARVAFNDAPTSIFWTDYVATRWYRAPELCGSFSSKYTPAIDIWSIGCIFAEVLLGKPLFPGKSVVHQLDLITDLLGTPLPETIAGVRNDNARKYLSRMRKKSPVPFERKFPNADPLALRLLQRLLTFDPKDRPTAEQALADPYFKGLAKVEREPSCKPISKLEFEFERRRITKEDVRELMYREILEYHPQLLKEYMNGIEGANFLYPSAIDQLRKQFAHLEENDGKSGPVLPTERKHVSLPRSTVHSSSILPSYQPTFVLHENKKMVEETSKGLRAVVENSGYQIIGVQPPPRVPAKPGRVVGPVLHYEYARIFNEPRVVCQNTTQAVSSHDVFRTHPLNHKTTSDIHKDFSQGKNEFPSQQSDLQAKPTTYLNNNPYCRQSNNSNLNGIVTAYDAKLMRAQSHLGVVDAAAVAVAAHSHRYSRSIQYSLS, from the exons ATGACTCAGAAAATTCATCTCAATAAG GATTCAAAAGAGTTGGAGTTTTTCACCGAGTATGGGGAAGCCAACAGATACAAGATTATTGAGATTGTTGGAAAGGGTAGTTATGGAGTTGTTTGTGCGGCAATTGACACGCACACCGGGGAAAAGGTCGCAATAAAGAAGATTCATGATGCCTTTGAGCATATCTCTGATGCGGTTAGAATCCTCCGTGAAGTTAAGTTGCTAAGACTTTTAAGACACCCTGATATTGTTGATATTAAGAGGATTATGTTGCCGCCTTCAAAGAGAGAGTTTAAAGATATTTATGTGGTCTTTGAGCTCATGGAGTCTGATCTCCATCAAGTCATCAAAGCTAATGATGATTTAACCCGTGATCACCATCAGTTTTTTCTTTATCAGATGCTACGTGCGTTAAAGTATATGCATTCGG CTAATGTGTACCACAGAGATCTCAAGCCCAAGAATATTTTGGCAAATGCAAACTGCAAACTCAAAATCTGTGATTTTGGACTTGCAAGAGTTGCATTTAATGATGCCCCAACATCGATATTTTGGACG GATTATGTTGCTACAAGATGGTATAGAGCCCCGGAGCTTTGTGGATCATTCTCTTCTAAG TACACACCTGCAATTGATATATGGAGCATTGGATGCATTTTTGCTGAGGTGCTGTTGGGAAAGCCATTGTTTCCTGGTAAAAGTGTCGTCCATCAGTTAGATTTGATTACTGACCTTCTTGGGACACCATTGCCTGAAACTATTGCAGGA GTTAGAAATGATAATGCAAGGAAGTACTTGTCGAGAATGCGGAAGAAATCTCCTGTGCCATTTGAACGAAAATTCCCAAATGCTGATCCATTGGCACTTCGCCTTTTGCAAAGGCTTTTAACATTTGATCCAAAGGATCGACCGACTGCCGAACAG GCACTAGCTGATCCTTACTTCAAGGGCTTGGCAAAAGTTGAGAGAGAACCTTCATGTAAGCCAATCTCAAAATTGGAATTTGAGTTTGAGAGGAGACGGATAACAAAAGAAGATGTTAGGGAGCTAATGTATCGGGAAATACTGGAATATCATCCTCAATTGCTCAAAGAATACATGAATGGAATTGAAGGCGCCAATTTCCTCTATCCTAG TGCAATTGATCAATTAAGAAAGCAATTTGCTCATCTTGAGGAAAATGATGGTAAAAGTGGACCAGTGCTTCCGACCGAAAGAAAGCATGTTTCGCTTCCACG GTCCACTGTTCACTCTAGTTCAATTCTTCCAAGTTATCAGCCAACCTTTGTTTTGCATGAGAACAAGAAAATGGTAGAAGAGACGTCTAAGGGTTTGAGAGCAGTAGTTGAAAATTCTGGATATCAAATAATAGGTGTACAACCTCCACCACGAGTGCCAG CTAAGCCAGGCAGAGTTGTTGGCCCAGTTCTACACTATGAATATGCAAGAATCTTTAACGAACCAAGGGTAGTTTGCCAAAATACTACTCAAGCAGTCTCGAGTCACGATGTCTTTAGAACCCATCCCCTAAACCATAAGACTACATCAGATATACACAAGGACTTTTCACAAGGCAAAAATGAATTCCCATCCCAACAATCCGACTTACAAGCCAAACCAACCACCTATTTGAACAATAACCCATACTGCCGGCAAAGCAATAACAGTAACCTAAATGGTATTGTAACAGCTTATGATGCCAAATTGATGCGGGCACAATCTCACCTTGGTGTAGTTGATGCTGCAGCAGTAGCGGTTGCCGCTCACAGTCACAGGTATTCAAGGAGTATTCAGTACAGTTTGTCCTAG
- the LOC123897267 gene encoding kunitz type trypsin inhibitor 104-like: protein MSTISFTIFILAHVWLLMATTSIAQFVIDTSGEPVEDDEDYFIRPAITGNGGGATFVTGNAPCPLNVGLGNAEVAHGLPVTFIPFAPHHDDDEVRLNRDLRVTFDASSSCAQSTQWRLGEKDATSGRRLIITGRDDSTVGSYGNFFRIVQTQTVGVYNIQWCPTKVCSTCKFECGTVGVIRENGKILLALDGGALPIVFQKE, encoded by the coding sequence ATGTCAACTATATCCTTCACCATATTCATCCTTGCTCACGTGTGGCTTTTGATGGCAACAACGTCAATAGCTCAGTTTGTCATCGACACAAGTGGTGAACCCGTTGAGGATGATGAGGATTACTTCATCAGGCCTGCTATCACAGGCAATGGAGGAGGTGCTACTTTCGTCACCGGAAATGCACCATGCCCTCTAAATGTTGGTCTTGGCAATGCTGAGGTTGCACATGGTTTGCCTGTGACATTCATTCCTTTTGCTCCCCATCATGATGATGACGAAGTGAGGCTTAATAGAGACTTGAGAGTAACATTTGATGCTTCTTCAAGTTGTGCGCAATCAACACAATGGAGATTGGGTGAGAAGGACGCTACGAGTGGAAGGAGGCTGATTATCACCGGAAGAGATGATAGTACAGTTGGATCATATGGTAACTTCTTTAGAATTGTGCAAACACAAACAGTTGGTGTGTATAACATCCAATGGTGCCCTACAAAGGTGTGCTCAACTTGTAAGTTTGAATGTGGGACTGTCGGTGTTATTCGTGAGAATGGGAAGATTCTATTGGCCCTCGATGGTGGTGCCCTTCCAATTGTATTCCAGAAAGAATAA
- the LOC123898933 gene encoding transcription factor IIIB 90 kDa subunit-like isoform X2, with amino-acid sequence MVEVLNTMASEFKASTSNDMLCECEDESESFSDIDDQEIDQYLFNDEEKRIMKIFWEYQNREYLEEEAAKEAEKKLYEAIWINTREDLPESMERYESALEVLARYRERRPQQATYQMVRREREAQQREAQEAAYEMSLQRLFEDNPAILS; translated from the exons ATG GTTGAGGTGTTGAATACAATGGCAAGTGAATTCAAAGCATCTACTTCAAATGATATGCTGTGTGAGTGTGAAGATGAATCAGAAAGTTTCTCCGATATCGATGATCAAGAG ATTGATCAGTACCTTTTCAATGATGAAGAGAAGCGCATCATGAAGATATTTTGGGAATATCAGAACCGCGAGTATCTTGAG gAGGAAGCAGCCAAGGAAGCTGAGAAGAAATTGTATGAAGCAATTTGGATAAACACTCGAGAAGATCTACCAGAATCAATGGAGCGTTATGAATCTGCTCTTGAAGTTCTGGCAAGATACAGAGAG AGACGACCTCAACAGGCCACTTACCAAATGGTTAGAAGAGAG AGAGAAGCTCAACAGAGAGAAGCTCAAGAGGCCGCTTACGAAATG AGTCTGCAAAGATTGTTTGAAGATAACCCAGCAATTCTTTCTTGa
- the LOC123898792 gene encoding (+)-neomenthol dehydrogenase-like — MQEEAKRYAVVTGANKGIGYGICKKLASSGVMVLLTARNEERGLKAIERLKKEFDLSDFVIFHQLDVDDPASVATLVSFIKTMFGKLDILVNNAAVTGGKLLNGDALLRKRNGEENDWKEVGYETYDLGEKCLKTNFYGVERGTEALVPLLRLSSSPTIVNISSRAGLLKNISNEWARTVFSDIDNLTKEKIDDVLKDYEKDYKEGSLDIKGWPTFASAYTMSKAALNAYTRIMAKKYPHFHINSVCPGFVKTDMNHNTGNLSIDEGVETPVMLALLPNDGPSGCFFTKGEVIPF, encoded by the exons ATGCAGGAAGAAGCAAAaag GTATGCTGTTGTGACAGGAGCAAATAAGGGAATTGGTTATGGGATATGTAAGAAATTGGCTTCAAGTGGTGTTATGGTTTTATTAACAGCTAGAAATGAAGAGAGGGGATTGAAAGCTATAGAAAGACTGAAAAAAGAGTTTGATCTCTCTGACTTTGTGATTTTTCATCAGCTTGATGTGGATGACCCTGCTAGTGTTGCAACCTTAGTTTCTTTCATTAAAACCATGTTTGGGAAACTTGATATCTTG GTGAATAATGCAGCTGTTACTGGGGGCAAATTATTAAATGGTGATGCTCTACTTAGAAAG AGAAATGGAGAAGAAAATGATTGGAAAGAAGTAGGGTATGAAACATATGATTTAGGTGAAAAATGTTTGAAAACAAACTTCTATGGTGTAGAAAGAGGAACTGAAGCTCTTGTTCCCCTTCTCAGGCTATCTAGTTCTCCAACAATTGTCAACATTTCCTCCAGAGCAGGACTCTTGAAG AATATATCAAATGAGTGGGCTAGAACAGTGTTTAGTGACATTGACAACCTAACAAAGGAAAAAATAGATGATGTGCTTAAAGACTATGAGAAAGATTACAAAGAAGGATCACTAGATATCAAAGGTTGGCCAACTTTTGCTTCTGCTTATACAATGTCAAAAGCAGCTTTAAATGCTTACACAAGGATAATGGCCAAGAAATATCCACATTTTCACATAAACTCTGTTTGCCCTGGCTTTGTAAAGACTGATATGAATCATAATACTGGAAACTTAAGCATTGATGAAGGTGTTGAAACTCCTGTCATGTTAGCACTTTTGCCAAATGATGGTCCTTCTGGCTGTTTCTTTACCAAGGGTGAAGTTATACCCttttaa
- the LOC123898933 gene encoding transcription factor IIIB 90 kDa subunit-like isoform X3, whose translation MVEVLNTMASEFKASTSNDMLCECEDESESFSDIDDQEIDQYLFNDEEKRIMKIFWEYQNREYLEEEAAKEAEKKLYEAIWINTREDLPESMERYESALEVLARYREREAQQREAQEAAYEMSLQRLFEDNPAILS comes from the exons ATG GTTGAGGTGTTGAATACAATGGCAAGTGAATTCAAAGCATCTACTTCAAATGATATGCTGTGTGAGTGTGAAGATGAATCAGAAAGTTTCTCCGATATCGATGATCAAGAG ATTGATCAGTACCTTTTCAATGATGAAGAGAAGCGCATCATGAAGATATTTTGGGAATATCAGAACCGCGAGTATCTTGAG gAGGAAGCAGCCAAGGAAGCTGAGAAGAAATTGTATGAAGCAATTTGGATAAACACTCGAGAAGATCTACCAGAATCAATGGAGCGTTATGAATCTGCTCTTGAAGTTCTGGCAAGATACAGAGAG AGAGAAGCTCAACAGAGAGAAGCTCAAGAGGCCGCTTACGAAATG AGTCTGCAAAGATTGTTTGAAGATAACCCAGCAATTCTTTCTTGa
- the LOC123898933 gene encoding transcription factor IIIB 90 kDa subunit-like isoform X1 encodes MVEVLNTMASEFKASTSNDMLCECEDESESFSDIDDQEIDQYLFNDEEKRIMKIFWEYQNREYLEEEAAKEAEKKLYEAIWINTREDLPESMERYESALEVLARYRERRPQQATYQMVRREQREAQQREAQEAAYEMSLQRLFEDNPAILS; translated from the exons ATG GTTGAGGTGTTGAATACAATGGCAAGTGAATTCAAAGCATCTACTTCAAATGATATGCTGTGTGAGTGTGAAGATGAATCAGAAAGTTTCTCCGATATCGATGATCAAGAG ATTGATCAGTACCTTTTCAATGATGAAGAGAAGCGCATCATGAAGATATTTTGGGAATATCAGAACCGCGAGTATCTTGAG gAGGAAGCAGCCAAGGAAGCTGAGAAGAAATTGTATGAAGCAATTTGGATAAACACTCGAGAAGATCTACCAGAATCAATGGAGCGTTATGAATCTGCTCTTGAAGTTCTGGCAAGATACAGAGAG AGACGACCTCAACAGGCCACTTACCAAATGGTTAGAAGAGAG CAGAGAGAAGCTCAACAGAGAGAAGCTCAAGAGGCCGCTTACGAAATG AGTCTGCAAAGATTGTTTGAAGATAACCCAGCAATTCTTTCTTGa
- the LOC123898932 gene encoding peptide methionine sulfoxide reductase MsrB, which produces MASHSLILPVTQIRPNSQIQKLHSVLYSKLLLSPSRVHSTKPTTRLSSSIRVMGSSASSQSNQPNTTEFESGSNTVDYKSLSDVEWKKRLTDEQFYVTRKKGTERAFTGEYWNTKTEGTYHCICCDTPLFESSTKFNSGTGWPSYYQPIGKNVKSKLDLSIIFMPRQEVLCTVCDAHLGHIFDDGPPPTGQRYCINSASLKFKPRQ; this is translated from the exons ATGGCATCTCATAGTTTGATCCTACCAGTAACACAAATTCGTCCCAACAGCCAAATTCAGAAGCTTCATTCTGTTTTATATTCCAAACTTTTGTTGTCTCCTTCACGTGTTCATAGTACCAAACCCACAACAAGACTTTCATCCTCAATCAGGGTAATGGGGTCTTCAGCTTCTTCCCAATCCAACCAGCCAAACACCACAGAATTTGAATCAG GATCTAATACGGTTGATTATAAGTCTTTAAGTGACGTAGAATGGAAGAAGCGGCTAACAGATGAACAGTTTTATGTTACTCGTAAAAAGGGAACTGAGAGAGCTTTCACTGG GGAGTACTGGAATACCAAAACGGAAGGGACTTACCATTGCATATGCTGTGACACGCCCTTATTTGA ATCATCTACGAAGTTTAACAGTGGAACTGGTTGGCCATCCTATTACCAACCAATTGGTAAAAATGTGAAATCAAAGCTAGATTTGTCAATAATATTCATGCCCCGCCAGGAAGTACTCTGTACTGTTTGTGATGCTCATCTCGGACACATTTTTGATGATGGTCCTCCACCCACAGGACAGCGTTACTGTATCAACAG TGCTTCCCTTAAGTTCAAACCAAGGCAGTAA